GCCATGGTGCCTTCCGAGCTGCCACACCTCCAAAACAAGGGGGATACCAAAGAGAACCATTGAGAATATTTAGACTCTATACCACCCTATACTTTGTGCATGTCTCCTGAGCTTTTGACGCTATGGATACCTTATGAGAAAGACTGAAACATTTGGACCATTGCAAAGGAAAGAACCGTTTCCCAACTCTGACTCCCATGTGTGTTCTGCgcattcaaaagtttataaaTTGTTGAGATGACATTTGGCATAGCTGAGGTTAGCAAGACATAACAGTGTTATTGTGCGCAAAAGGTTGCTACACTTTTTGAATCAAGAGTGAAAATGTTGAAGCTGGTCTTATTCAAAATGGTCATGTGTCATGAAATTCGTACTTGGTAATAATATTGACAGGGGTTTAGGGAGTCTGAAGATGTTACATGGCAAAATGAACAGCAAGTGTTCTCAATCTTCCCAAAAATATAGAGGAAGATGAGCCAGGGGGGTAACACAGGGTTATCTATAATAGGAAGCGTGGATCCATTCTTATCATTCAGAGATTCTAGCGCCCATGTAGAGTGAAGTATCAAAAGAGTTTGTTGTGTAGTGAACGAATGGCACATGAGAGTAGTGGTCTGGGGGGGCAAAGTCCAGGGGAGGGCCGACAATGCCTGGAGGCATAAAGTGAGCAATTCATACCCAGGATCTGGAACCACCATCATGAAGTAGGTCCAGCAGATAAGCATAAGCTGCAGAGAGGTAAAATACTTTACAATCAGGGAGACCAACCCCGCATGCACCTTTTGAACATGAGAGAATCTCATGGTTAGTTCTGGGCCTCTGAAGACCAGATGAAGGACCCAAAGTAATGCTGTATCTGAGCCCAAAGTTAGGCCATATGAAACGGAAATTGGCTTTAAGAGAAGAAACAGTCGGAATATTTGGACATGTTAATTTTAAAGTTGGACCAGAAGCTAAATCGAGCTCCAAAACTCAGGCACCATGGATTGCAAGGAGATCTCAGGGTTTGTTTGTATACCCTACATTACATTCTGCCACTTTCCCATTTTGAACAatctgtaccccccccccctccaattcTAGTTGAAGAGGAAAAAATTTAGTTGAGTTCAGACTGAGAAGGTTGCCACCACATGGTGAGACATGTTCAGCCGATCCACCATGCTAGACAGACATTAATTATCTTTGGTACAGATGACGAGAAGACCTTTGATAGGCTGGACTGGACTGTGGTTTTACATCTTAGGCCTCTTCTCCATTTATCATCTGCAGTGGGTCATTGCAGAGAAGAAGGCAAGGGTAACAGAAGAGTGTTTAAAATTAACAAACATATCAGATGACACTCTTCTGTATATAGAATTTGCAGAGAGAAATACAAGAAATTTGCCTGATACATTCTCTTTTCTTGGAGGTCATGGGGGCAATTCTTCAGGCTCTATTCCAGAATGACAGGATTAAAAGGATAAGTATTCCTAGCAAATAGTGGCTTTAGCCACTTGAGGGTAGAAATTCTCAGGGATTTTCATatttcaaaattaaagtggagctGTTACCTCTCAGTACAAGACTCTAATAGAGGTAGACCACATAGCTGCTACAGGGCCTGTGGAGTAAAGGGGCCTggccctgcaggaaaaccccaccACCAATTACACTTACATAACTAGCTGTGAAAACCTAGTTAGGTGTGCAGAAGACCAacgatgatgtcatcagcatgtgatcagtgcagacaTACAGAGTCAGTAGTTTtacagctgaaggacctgtgatgaatgagtgatgatgtcattatcatGTGGTCAGGGCAGGGAGCtgaagctcagcagtggagaggaaaaTGTAGTGAAACTACATGGGGAGGAACTTCTGTGTGTGCCTGGACGAGAGGTGCCTGGTGTCCTGGGATTGCTCATAACATTCTAatactgagagttgtagttttcttCCACTGTATCCCCCTCTGTGTTATGTTCACTGATGCACTGCAATAACAGTCTAGgtatgctgggggtagtagttctctcctcttataaccTCTCCCTGTAATGTCAACTTGAGTTATCTCTTATTTTACCCCTCCATCTATTGCTCACTAATGTTTCCCTGTTTTACACTGCCGGCagtagatccagcaggctgttccggtagaGAACaacctgctggagctctctggatctgggCTTGCTAGAGGTTATTGGTGTGCCCGGCAGCCCCCATTGTACCCAGAGAAGTCTGGCAGGCAGTACTCTGCTGGAACAGCTTGCTAGAACTACTGCTGACAGTGTGAAACAGGCGTAAACTGGTCAAGATGAGACCTATAGTTCTTGTATcactattatgatgttctgcagcagctgagttgtatattaggctttgttcacatctgcactaGTGACGTTCATTGTACTGCTAGGTCAtagcacaacaacgaaaatcatGGTAGTGTTGGATCTGGCGCATCTGGACATGGAGTCCCAATTCaacttcttgctatggggcccaatgatttttatgtacgcccctgttccCTTGGGTAATGTTCTTTTGAGAAACCTCGGGTCTTGGCATTCATGTGGGTGTTACCTTGACACATACTACCTACCTATACATTACATAGGGCATCATAGAAATGGTATTTCCTAATGACTTTGGCCCCTTTTAGAAGGATAATGTGCAAATATTGTTCAGGAAGGGTATGAGGAACATAACAAAGAGTTAATTTTTGTTGACCTGGCCTCCAAATTCCCCAGAGACTTTAATGGAGAGAGTGGAGCGCATTGTATTGTATGAAGActacaacagtaaaaaaaatcagCAGACAGAGATAACTGTAACCCTATTCTCCTGATTGGTGTGGGTCCAAACAAAAGATGGGACCTGCACTTATCATAcatttagggcattttagatgccTAAAATTAAAAGCACATAGCCAACTTAACTGAATGACAACAGCTTAGCTAAGGCATTAAGGGTTAGAGGAGTGTCTGTTGACAAGCTTGTAGGTTGTTTCCAATAGCAACCAAATTATGAATTCAGCTTCAGATTGTAATGCATAATATAAATTAAAATCATAACAAtcaataaaaaacaaataatGTAATTCAAAAGTAACAATATAGATTCCAGTCATTATGAGCTGTAGAAGAGTGTTCAAAGGTGGACATATCCTTTAGTAAGGAACATAGAAAAGTTTGCTGTGGACTGCCTGGTAGTATGATTGGTTGAAGCACAATATAATTaaaattgtattatttattatctTAAAACTAacctttttatgtattttttttaaacagtccTCAAGGCAAGATGAACTACACCATCTTTTTAGACAAATCAGCTACTGCTCTGCTTTACCAGAATTCAATGATGAATAAATGTGGACATCTCCCAGATATAACTCCATTCCTTGGGACTTCATATAGTCTGCTGATATTTTTCTGCTTGCTTGGGAACAGCTCTCTGATATATGTTATCTGCAGGAGAAAAGAGAAGGGAAATGTCACACACATTCTTATTGCCAATTTGGCCTTCTCGGATTTACTGGTTGGAATTTTTTGCTTGCCCTTTACAGTGGTCTACACTCTTATGGACTATTGGATGTTTGGTCGTTGCTTGTGTAAAATTACCAATTTTATTGGATGCGCATCAGTTACCGTCTCTGTCATGATCTTAGTCCTAATTGCCTTAGAGAGACACCAACTTATTCTACACCCCACCGGTTGGAAGCCCAGTGTCCCTCAGGCCTACATAGCTGTTCTACTTGTCTGGGGACTGGCATGTCTTCTAGCTGTGCCATTGATCTATGCCACAGACCTGAAGGAATTAAACTTCCTTGCTAACAAGTCTGTATGTGCTGAGTACTGGACATCAGGCAAAGAGAAGAGGGCTTACACTGTAACCCTGCTACTACTGCAATATGTTATACCCCTGTTTTTTATCATCTGTTGCTATGTTCGTATATCTGTGCACCTGTATCATAGAGAGAGTCTTTTTGGAAGAAGCTACAATCATATGAAAAGAGTGAATCTTATGCTAGCATCAATGCTTGGAGCATTTGCAGTATGCTACTTGCcacttcaaatttttaacaatatCGTGGATTGGAACTATCAATTGATTTCTGTTTGCTACCATAATCTTATCTTCTCATTGTGTCACCTGCTTGCCATGATTTCCACATGCATCAACCCAATAATATATGGCCTGCTCAACAGCAATGTGAAACAAGAAGTCAAGATCTTGGTCCAGAGATGTAAAGGTCAGAGAAAGAAGGGATCAGATACATTGTATGAGTCTGAAAATCGTCCATTATCCATCAAACTGAATACTGTTGACACCATTTTGCCAAGTTCACCAAGTTCACCCGAACAAGGCATGTTTTAAGAGGGGAAAGAGCATTCATATGGGTCACCATTTCCCTTAAAGACTTTCTGACGGCACAGAATGAACAGTATACCTGTGCTTTACTGGTTTATACATATCTTAGAGGCAGACAATGCAGCTGCTATGGGATCCTTGGAGATAGGGTGTCTAGACTCAGTTATTTCCTTCCGCTGTTATACTCAGTTTTGAAGGCTTGTGCAGGACAGTCTTCCTGAGAAGAACTTTCTAGTTTCCAGGGGTTCAGTATGGCctaaggcagtgatggctaacctctggcactctagCTGTGGTGAAACACCGacttccagcatgctccattcatttctatggcgttcTGAGAACAACCAAGCTATTGTacttcttgggagttgtagttttaccacaactGGATTGCTGGAGGTTAGCCCTCACAGGAGTAAGGTCAAGGATTgtttatagcaaaaaaaatatgcCGGTCGTTCTGTCTTGGATGCCAAAACCCAGCATCAAAATCAAAACTAACAGTCTGAGATAGTCCATTTGTTCAATGGAGACTTTAAGTGACTTCTCCACAGGACTAAACACTTTTCTAAAGGATATGACTGTAAAGATGATTGTTACTTACATGGCATGACTGTGGTCGAGCATATTGTGAACACCCCATAGAATGGTTCCTGGAACAAAAACCTGTTGGTCAAGTTGTACAGTATATTGAAGTACTGAGAATACTTTATGGTGACAATTGTCATTTGGACATAAAAGCTGAAATATCTGGAAGTCATCACATTGTTCCAACGACAATTCAAATATCTGGAGTTTTCTTTCAACACCAATGAATACCAATCTTTAAAATGTTTCCATAATACTATGGGAATGCAAACAAGCATGTGGCTGTGGCATCAGTAATGTTATTTGTACTCTAAAGGAGTAAGGTTTATTGTGAACATATTAAATTACATATAAAGTTTGTATGTAATATACACTTTTAATCAACAAGTACAATGTATTGTGTGCATATTTATATGACTTTTATGTTCATTGTGTGTTATGTAATTTGCTATAAATTTATCTACACATATAAAGTCACAGCAATTTCAACAACATAGCAAGAAAGATTGGTAGGACTAAGACTTCATATATGACTAAGGCACTCAGTGTGCCACCATATGTTGATTACAGTGCTTCTAGGAGACAATAGCTCCATAATGCTGCCTTTTTATGAGTTGTGTAGATGAAGCTTTGAAAAAACCAGAAGACCTTTTTTTAAATCTAGCACTTAAAACACATTACGGtttgctttatttttttccaaatgtAATAAAATCCACATAAAATGGCAATATAGGCATTTAGATGAGGCAGCGTATGACTATTGAGCAGCTAATATGGGGATTTCAACTAAGCTGCTATAAATTGTGAAATCAGTGGACCTGGACCTCATAAAGGAGGCTGGAACTGTGAATTTTCTTTTTCTCtactttaaaaatatttaaaatagacaaattgctggGTCTGAATGGTATATAGCTTCAGTAATAGACAAATCCTCATTTctaatatttaaggactctacaaTGATGGGGTCTGTTCCACACGACTGCTGCATAGCAAGTGTGGtgctaatattcaaaaagggggacAAAAAGTGGGCTCAGAAACTATAGGCCTGTAAGTTTAAACTCTATTttgggcaaattaatggaaagagatgctatcctggagtatcttaatgaaaataagtgtataacagcatgggtatatgaggAATCTGATTCGATGAAGGCGGTAAGTTCGATACTATGCCACATAGGTTAGTACATAAAagtcttggactgggagaaaatgtctgtatgtgggtaagtaactggctcagtgacagaaaacagagggtggttattaacggtacacactcagattaggtcaccatcactagtggggtatcacagaggtcagtattgggccctattttctttaatatatttattaatgaccttGTACAAAAACAGTACagtgaaaacaaaataaaaacatttttgctgATGCCATTAAACTGTGTAATGTGATTGACACAAAAGAGAACAATCTAATGTTAAAAATGGATGTGAATATGTTGGAGCCTTGGACAGAGAAGTGATAAATGAGGTTTAACACCCATAAAAGTAAAGTAATCGACATGGAAAGGGAAAAGTTCATTACTTATCAACTGTGGGTAAAACTGATTTGGAAAAGAAGGACCATAAATTTAAAGGActtgatttatcatgccttcactccagaattctggcttcaaaaagttgcaaaatggggcttttgtgactttttgcagttTTAAACTACTCACTTCAGTTTTGAAATGTGGGTGGAAAAGTGAGTGTGGTTGGCTATGTTACTGAGTTTCACTCCAAATTTATCATtgagaatttttaaaaaagtcacaaacaaagACTCCACTCCAGAAGCAGAGTGGAGTAGGGAAATTGGAGTAACTCCCCAAGACAAAAAGGGGAGATGAAAATTGGTGTaaagaaaactggtttagttgcccatagtaaccaatcaaattccacctttcggttttcagagctcctttagaaaTGACAATTGCACATGGTCCAATCATGCATTCTTGTCACTTCCAGGCAGGGCCGGGATGATGGGTAGTCAAGAATAGGGTCTAGGGTGCCACCTCGCTACCCATTATGAGGGGCACAATTACGGCCACTCAGCCTCATAGGCCTGAAGCCCCTGTGCCGGCTCTCGCATGATCACGTCATCCTGTGAGACGTGGCAAACTCAGACTGTGGCCTGCATCGAAGGTGGCAGTGAGGGAATGGGAgtaaagtgttttttgttttgtttttttatgcacTAAAGGTCACCACTACTCGGTGGGAAGACCAAAGAGAGagggggaagcattatatatacCTGGCCCTACACCAAGTGGGGGAGCATTAAATGTAACTGGCACTACTGAAGGGGGCATTATCTAGTGGGGGCACCAAGGGAGAGAGCATTTATATATACCTGGCACATCACCAAGGGGGgactattatacagtatataactggCACTACAGTGAAGGGCATTATCTACTGGGGGACCTAAAGGAGGGGAAgcattatatactatatacctggtactacagaggggggcattatctactgggggcaccaagGAAGGAGGAGCATTATATGTACCTGGCTATA
This window of the Bufo bufo chromosome 6, aBufBuf1.1, whole genome shotgun sequence genome carries:
- the LOC121003862 gene encoding neuropeptide Y receptor type 4-2-like; translated protein: MNYTIFLDKSATALLYQNSMMNKCGHLPDITPFLGTSYSLLIFFCLLGNSSLIYVICRRKEKGNVTHILIANLAFSDLLVGIFCLPFTVVYTLMDYWMFGRCLCKITNFIGCASVTVSVMILVLIALERHQLILHPTGWKPSVPQAYIAVLLVWGLACLLAVPLIYATDLKELNFLANKSVCAEYWTSGKEKRAYTVTLLLLQYVIPLFFIICCYVRISVHLYHRESLFGRSYNHMKRVNLMLASMLGAFAVCYLPLQIFNNIVDWNYQLISVCYHNLIFSLCHLLAMISTCINPIIYGLLNSNVKQEVKILVQRCKGQRKKGSDTLYESENRPLSIKLNTVDTILPSSPSSPEQGMF